Genomic DNA from Oncorhynchus mykiss isolate Arlee chromosome 2, USDA_OmykA_1.1, whole genome shotgun sequence:
ccccattcaaaggcacttaaaatctgttgtcctgcccattcaccctctgaaaggcacacatacacaatccatgtctcaaggcttaaaaataatcctccccttcatctacactgaagtggatttaagggatcatagctttcacatggattcacctggGGTCTCATAACCGCTTGTGTAAATGTCACACTAAAAATCTGTGTGCGGTATTTCTGAGAAGACTGAGCACATACAAAAATAGAGATTTATAAACTTGGTGCAGGTTTCCATTATAAATCAGACCCGTTCTGAAACTGCGCGCATGAACAAGCattagtttgaaatatccaataaatgtcgttccacttcatgattgtgtcccacttgttgttgattcttcacaaaaaaatacagttttatatctttatgtttgaagcctgaaatgtggcaaaaggtcgcaaagttcaagggggccgaatactttcgcaaggcactgtaaatgcctATTTCTAATTATTTTCAAATGCAAAGACAAACTAAATAGATTCTCTCTTCTCACTAATGGCAAATTATTGCATCTTGTTATTAACCTGTTTAACCTGTTCTTTTCCTCCATTTGCAGAAAATACTAATAGACTTGCCTGCTTGCAATGCAATACTTCAACTACTATAAACTGTGCTTACGCATGGTCTAAGCTTTGTGGGAAGGTGAGCACATTTTCATGTCAAGTTCAGTTTTTATAAATGCCAACTTTTGTGTGAAACCTGGCACACGCATGTTTAATTTCCATGATCATTGCATAATAaattcctcaccttctctctgacGGTTTCATACTCATGAGGTAACATAGGCCTTTtatttagttttttattttttacttcagtttattttagtaaatactttcttaacactttttgttctcaaaactgcattgttgattaagggcttgtaagtaagcatttcactgttgtattcggcgcacgtgacaaatcaaattttattttgggGTCTATTTTGTACATACGCACGGTTTATAAAACGAGgcccctggtcagtctgtcatgaaaagagcagttgttcttaatgttttgtatacacaGTGTATGGCTCTGTGAAGCACTTCCCAATAACGTACATGCTTCCTTACTTCAAAAAAACAATCCCTGATGTGACAAGCTAAATAGGTGAGAGCAATGTTCCCAAAATATTGTTCCCATTTATAATAGGATTATCAGAGAGATTGAGGTAACTTCAGTAACTACCATATCAAGGTTCCTGATAAAGGAGGTCAGTTAACTATTAGCCTTTGGAGACCATTCACCAAGACATTTGGAAAGAAGGCCATGCGAGTGTTTTAATGGTCTTACCAATGGGGTCCTGTGATTGGTGGGGATGGTAAATAGActgataggagggagggagggaggggctctACATAGATGGTGCTGATAGGTCTGGTTTTGGATGCAGAAATGGGGTGCTTCCTGAAGTCTCCCCAACACATCCCACCACCAGCCGAAGATACCTCTGccaaagggattttttttttaacaattagGCTTAAGTATCAATACTCTGAAGTGATTTCCTCTCCTTATCTaatttccttcatctgcactgatgtgAAATAATTTGACTGGTGAAAGCAATTTTCAGTAGTTAGCTTAAACAATTTTACTTAAAATTATGGTCAGATCAATCcagctgaaggagaggagaccatGCAGGAAGCATTTTTACACTGCTGACATGCACCCACCCTGGGCACCCAGCTCTTGACAGCAAGTGCAACTGAAGTACTTGACAGGAACACCTCCTGTCAAGTACTTCAGTTGCACTTGCTGTCAGGAGCTGGGTGCCCAGGGTGGGTGCATGTCAGCAGCGTAGACTAGTGCGTGTACTTTTGGACAGGTATGCCAGTCTTAAGTAACCACATGATACGTTGGGACTAAATGTTCCCTTGCTACTTTAGCCCCCAACTTCCTCAAAACTGTGGCAAATAATGGTGGAAGAGCATCAGCATTGGCAGTTAACAACACTGACTACTTATTTTAAAGCCACAGTCAGACTTCCGGTAATTTCAACTAATGCAATATAGCCTACCCCTTCATTTGGAATAATATGACTTATTATTCATAATTTGATAAGTACAGTAGTCTTATCATTATATTAGGATATATTACTCCATTGTTTATGTTGACAAAATGTATACAGGTGTATACAGATAAACATGACGTAATGTTTATCTTCTAGAATGTTATTCCTTcagcactatatatatataaggtgTTTGCATGTGGAAAAGTCGTGTATTTGCTCCCTTGATATACACATTTTATAGTGTGCCTGTATAGTAAATAAAACTTTAAAATGTAAGATTATTATTTATAATGTATTATCAGGCTATAGCATTGAGGCCTATAGAGCCTACCAAACAAATTCAATAGACGTTTTACTGTCAAATTTATACAGTGCAAGGCCGACAGGGATCTATGAAGTGTCAACTTCAAACTAACTTCCTGGGTAGTATAATTCGTCTGTAGGTTAATTTTATGCATTTTTATAGGCTATATGTTGTTATCCATCAATTCTTGAAAACAATCATGTTCTTACCGTAACACCTGTTTTTCTTAAATTTTCGCAATGGACAATTTTCTTTGATTCGAAGCAGACACGCTCCGTGTTTTCTTCGAGCTGGGGCAGCTGCCATATTCTCCAGACTAATAAATAAACGAAAAGTTTGGTTAGACGTGAACAATATTTGACCACCGACAAAAATAGCCCGTTAGTCGAAAAGCGTAGTTCTACGTCATAGGCTCGATGTTATGACgccttcaaaacaactgggaaaaaCGAGCTCCGAATGGGGAAAACAttatttgaacggtcatccaactcggaaactAGAGTCTCTTTAGAGCTCCCGAATTTCTGACCTGAAGTCATGAGTTAACCTCGTATtcttccgagttcccagttattTTGAACACGGCAATATGCTACGTTCATAACCAAGTTGGAAGGTGGTAATATTGTAAgtaccagttggatgcattcacatGCCTTGAACTCGTTGACAAACGCCGGATAGCCAACAAGCTGCGTCAACTAtaactaaaagtacagctatcatgcATGTAAACAAAATATAGTTTTCAAAAAACACATTAATAGATTGCTTTTTTATAAACAATGTTTTATTACATTTAACTGCCGAAAATCCTGTTATCAAGGTCATTTATTTAGTAGGTCaggtcagcatgtgggagaagtcTGCGATCAGGGGTGATAGACGAGTTTCCCACATAAAGATTGAGTCCTCTAAGTGCCCAAAAGCaagttttagcatgggcagcaccattaGGATTTTCacaattttgaagtagtcaactgggtgggacttccttcTGGTTAAGGAAagattatacactgctcaaaaaaataaagggaacacttaaacaacacaatgtaactccaagtcaatcacacttctgtgaaatcaaactgtccacttaagaagcaacactgattgacaaattaatttcacatgctgttgtgcaaatagaatagacaacaggtggaaattataggcaattagcaagacacccccaataaaggagtggttctgcaggtggtgaccacagaccacttctcagttcctatgcttcctggctgatgttttggtcacttttgaatgctggcggtgctttctctctagtggtagcatgagacggagtctacaacccacacaagtagctcaggtagtgcagctcatccaggatggcacatcaatgcgagctgtggcaagaaggtttgatgtgtctgtcagcgtagtgtccagagcatggaggcgctaccaggagacaggccagtacatcaggagacgtggaggaggtcgtaggagggcaacaacccagcagtaggagcgctacctccgcctttgtgcaaggaggagcagggggagcactgccagagccctgataaatgacctccagcaggccacaaaggtgcatgtgtctgctcaaacgatcagaaacagactccatgagggtggtatgagggcccgacgtccacaggtgggggttgtgcttacagcccaacaccgtgcaggacgtttggcatttgccagagaacaccaagattggcaaattcgccactggcgcccttcacagatgaaagcaggttcacactgaacacatgtgacagacgtgacagagtctggagacgccgtggagaacgttctgctgcctgctacatcctccagcatgaccggtttggcggtgggtcagtcattgtgtagggtggcatttctttggggggccgcacagccctccatgtgctcgccagaggtagcctgactgccattaggtaccgagatgagatcctcagaccccttgtgaaaccatatgctggtgcggttggccctgggttcctcctaatgcaagacaatgctagacctcatgtggctggagtgtgtcagcagttcctgcaagaggaaggcattgatgctatagactggcccgcccgttcccccagacctgaatccaattcagcacatctgggacatcatgtctcgctccatccaccaacgccacgttgcaccacagactgtccaggagttggcggatgctttagtccaggtctgggaggagatccctcaggagaccatccgccacctcatcaggagcatgcccaggcgttgtagggatgtcatacaggcacgtggaggccacacacacttctgagcctcattttgacttgttttaaggacattatatcaaagttggatcagcctgtagtgtggttttccactttaattttgagtgtgactccaaatccagacctccataggttgataaatttgatttccattgataatgtgtgattttgttgtcagcacattcaactatgtaaagaaaaaagtatttaataagaatatttcattcattcagatctaggatgtgttattttagtgttccctttatttttttgagcagtgtatatttccatccaggtcatcaggagggatcagccaattaattacttgtgagcaaacattccataactgcaggtggcagtaaatcccccaacttggctttatacctgttcaaacaacacactccaaGTGGCAtgtatgcaccctttcagtttgtttaccaactcgTAGTAGtagaagaaaatgtactttttcaaaatggagatggcctcaatggcacAGTGCATGCTCTCACAAAGCCAAAATCTGACCGATACAATGTTGCGTCCTCTAACGATCTCTATGGTTTTCCACTAGTAATTACGAGTTGGAGGGGTGTTCAAGTGGTTTTCTCTCAGTCGTTTGTGATAAATACCACCTTCCACTTGGTTACGAACACAGCAATAACAGTCTGAAAACAGGTGCCCATTTCAAACAACTGTAATGCACAAAGGTCTACCTTAAATGCTTGTTAATTTTTATTGGTCACTAAAAGGCTTTCAAACCAATAAATGTCAGCTTCACAAATGAAAGGCCAATAAAAACATCACTTGTTAAGTATAATTGATCATTGAGTCATAAATTATTTTAAAATATGATAGACATTAAATAGACTCTACACTTTGTTTCAGACCGTAATTAGCTGAAGTGTACCTTGAAATGTAGAAAGAAATCAGCGTAGTTGATTATAAAGTAGATGCCGACACTGTAAAAATCTGATTTCATACATAACATTTTAAAATACAGTAACAACTCTATTCACAATCACCCTTAGAGGACTGTGCTGTATTGTGAAAGGATTCGTTTTCAGAGACAAAGGCACTTGTTGGACTGGTTGGATTTCTATAAGGTCACTGCCATTTTGGGGGGGGGAGGCACAAAATGCCATGCAATCCACATTCTCCAATTGTGAAATGGTTCTCAATGTCAAAATCTTTATACTAAATCGATTATTTGTTAGCTGTTATGACATTGCTTATGTGGGGACGTCCTTCATACAGTCATGAAGATGAGACAAAATGTCCACTCAGTAGTCGATTACTTTTTCACAGAACATGATTTTATGATTGGTTATATTGAACATTTTCAAGAGGAAATTGACTAATAGGTCTAGAGCAAGTCTCAGTTTCTCTATAAATGTCCCAAATGTAAAGGCAATTGTTATTAGCTTGAAATACCAGATTCATAACCAAATGCAATACAGTAGATTACAGGATGCCTCAAGTACAGATATGCTTGTCAAACCAAACAGTATAGTTCAGCAAACTATTTGTCTGCAGCAGGCCTAGCTAGATGAGGAAAACAGTGGTTTGGTTATTTTCAAAACTTCCCCAAGTAGCACAATTCTGTGTGGATCTACAAACTATTTGCAGCGAGACAATTGTGATTTCAAAATGATTCCATGGTACTTAACTGTCATGCTGTCAATTAGCAGATCTTCTACAGAATACATTCTACTGTTTCACTAAAGTGACGGTATAATGCCATGCAAAATGAATTATTACGTAGACAGCCTTTCTCCAATAACGGTTTGTACATGCTCTATCACTGACTACCACTGCCCAGTCTATTCTACACATCATCAGTGTGGTTTAAACACACTAGCACGATCCACTACCGTTTACATAGTAACCCTTTGAAAGTTAAATTCCACCAGTAGGTAAAACAAATCCTGTCCCTCTTCCCCATCCTTTTCATTCCTTCGGTCTTTACTCCATTCCCCTATCCCCAGAACCTCTGGCGGGAGGCTGGGGGTTGGTCTTGTTGGTGAACCACATCCTGGGCGAAGATGGTGCCCCCAGCGTCCATGGTGAAGATGAAGTAGAGATTGGCACCCAGCATGGCCACGGTGGGCAGGAAGGACAGACCGAAGCCAAAGCCCCGAACACTGCTGCCCAGTGCAGCTGCCACCCAGTACATCAGCCTGTTGGCacagaggagagatggacatTAGACAGATGCAGTCATTTCTATAGTCTGCCCAGACTGCCTTATATTGAGATCACATGTCATATAGGGTTATGACTGACTGGGCATGGAAATTGGACAACAGATTTCACTGCAACTCTCTGGGttatgtgacaaaataaaaaaaaaagtgttgcatTGTTTCTTTACCTGCCAAAGGCGAAGATAATAGTGAGCAGGGGCACCAGTTTGAGCAGGTCCTGGCTCAGGTAGGGCGCCATTACGGCCAGCTGCAGGAAGTAGAGCAGGAAGAGATTGACGGAGTCATCCACATAGCGCCGGTGCACACCCACCTCCCTGGCCTCCACCTCACACAACGGCTTCACATTCCCCAACCGCATCCTGGAGACACCCAGCACCAACCAGCCTGGGAGGACAACACAAGCGTTAGCTTGTGATGTTAGTGTTGTTGTTCAACCCACCTTGCTGTTCACACTGGCATAATTCTGGTAAAGAACATATGCTGAATGACCAATGAGCCACTCACCCAGTATGATGGGCACCACAGCGAAGACAGAGCAGCGCAGTGTGTAGACCAGCCTGAGGGGGGCACTGTCCAGCAGTGGGGCATCAAAAGGCAGGAAGACATAACCCCCCCACACTAGGAGGGGGAAAATCAGAGCTGCAGTGAACACAGACACCCCCACTTTGAGAGCATCCCGGTTGGCACAGTCACAACCAtctggaggggagaggaaaggagagactaGTCTTTCTACCCTCTGAAGTAAAAGAAAGCTACAGAAACATTACCACCCTCTAGATCAGATTACCACAAAATAAGGGAGGCGTGGAAGGATGAATTTGCACTCGCAAATCTATTTGAGCAGAGCCACAGTGGCTGAATGAACAAGGGAGagaagagcaaagagaaagacggagacagagagaaagaggttggAGGCTAAAAGACAGAAAGATTACATGTTAGTGCATCTCTTTACATTTTGAGGACCCCCCCTCCACTGGCCAGTCGTGGTAGTAGCCATCATGTGGGGTTCCCTGGGGAACGAGGAGGAGATTCTTCTCTGCGTCCACATCCCAGAATGGCTCCCTTTCTCTGGGAGATGTCGGAGCACTAGAGGAGTGTAAGATGGTGACAGATGGGTTGAAGACCTGTGCTGCCTTCTCAGGCAAAGAGTTCATACCATCTtccacctctatctctacctGCACCTTCTTCCCTCTCTTACACAGCCCTGGGTGctgcacctctctctccatccattcttCCCCCATTCTCATTCTCTCCACTCCCAAACCCtgccttctctcgctctccatccggCTTCCTCCTTCTTGAAGAGAGGTGCACATGGAGTGcacgctcctcctctctccctcagggTCATCTCCCTTTCCCCTTCCCGTATCTTCTTTCACAGTCAATGCACTTCCGTTCTTTGTTGCTTTCTCTACATCCCTGTCACCCGGCCATTGCAGAGTGGTAGGCTCCAATTTAGCAGAGCTAACCATGTTGTCTTCCTCCAccactccttcccttcccttttccAATTCTTCAATCACCTTCTCCCCCTCTGCCCCCCATGTTGGGGTTTGGGGTTCAGCAGTCACCCCGCTGGTTTTGGAGGGGCTGTCTCCTAGCAGCTCCAGGTTTGACCGTAGGATCTCAGACATAGTTTTATGTTTAGGTATTTAATGTCTCCAGACTTCGTCAGTGAGTCTATGCTTGATTGAGTGTTTTTACTTTGACTGAAGTCACATCACATTGTCTGTTTCCTTCTTTGTGTCCCAGTTCTATTGGTTTGATGATAAACAGCTCTTCACCTACAAAGTAAAGTACATTTTATAGAGTGCACATTCTGTAGGTCATACATGTCTTCCCACGCAAGAGATGATGCCCCAAAACCGATAAGCTGTAACTCCAGACAGCATTCTAGTGTCATTAATCATCAAACAATAGTCCCTAAGGTTGAAATTTTTCCACGACAGGTAAGGTAAGCCAAGTACGATAAAACAAGTAGATTCCCTCCCTGTCCGTTGCAACAAAGCTCCGCCCAATGCATCTCATTATGGCCTGTGCTGTTTGAGTAGTCTAAGAAAATAAAAGGCCCTATTTACGCATGAATACCAAAGAAAATACGCTTGCAATATAAAATCACAAAATAAAATATTGTTGACATACAAATAGCGTTGTAAAGTTCCCCGAATGTGTTCAATTTCCAGACAAACGTAGTACGCAGACCTTCAAAGCGCACTCCATATCACAACACGGAAGTTTCTCATACCAGCGCACTAGATAAAATGTTGGACTTTCCGACTCACGTAAGAAGACTGCTAGCTATACAAAGCTGGAAaatacaaatgaaaatatataaaaatgtaaaactCACCCAACCTCAGGGTTTATCAAACAACGAGTTTGGGGATTTTATTGAATGTCTCTTACATCGTTTTTCCACTTCTATTGTTATTGTGCAACTGCTTTTCAGTGGGTGGAAATTCAGGTGTGGCCAGGTAAATTATTAAAGGGTATGTTCCTAAAAAAACATTAAAGGGAAAGTACGATAGGAATATTTAGGTCCTATCGTACTTGTCCTTTAATGTCTTTTAGAAACACCCTTTAATAATTGAATTATTTAATAATTTAATGTacaaaaaaaacagcaacatGTGTATTTCAAGTAgtcttatatttatttatatgtgaCTTTCTTGGGGTGAAAATAATTAGTGAGAAATTGTGGATATAGCATACAGTAAATGTTTTGTTTCGTGTTATGTGGTTGTTATTGCATAGTACACACCAATCTTAACTATTTTACTATCTTATCTCACTTTGTTGGTTACCCTTTCTTGGATCTATTTCCAAAAGCAATATTGGTTGAAACACAGCCCTGTCACTGACGGAATGAAGTATAGATTAACAGAGAAATCAACATGTTGGTGTTATCGACAAGAGGCCTATCATATATCCTCAGTAGATGTTATATATTTAGTTGCCTAGCATTTAaagatagagttgtggtcagatttaccaaatggagggcgagagagagctttgtacgcatctctgcgTGTGGAGTACAGTGACctagattttttttccctctggttgcacatttaacatgttgatagaaatttggtagaactgatttaagtttccctgcattaaagtctccggccagtaggagcgccgcctctgggtgaggggtttcctgtttgcttatttccttaaacagctgactgagtgcggtcaaTTTATTAAAGTTTATTCCAGAATGTtaagaagagtgatcagatgaattacaattaattggcttccgggttggatgcgtgcggtgttaagaagcagtgtggcttggttgggttgtgtatcggaggatgcatgactttcgaccttcgtctctcccgagcccgtacgggagttgtagcgatgagacaagatagtagctactaacaattggataccacgaaattgggaagaaaagggggtaaaattcccCCCCCCAGCCACTTTGTAATTAAttgtaattcatctgatcactcttcataacattctggagtatatgcaacttgccatcatacaaactgaggcagcagactttgtgaaaactaatatttgtcattctcaaaacttttggccatgactgtacataccccaaccagaagccataggttacaggcaacattcgcactgagctaaagggtagagctgccgcttcaaagtgcgggactctaacccggaagcttacaagaaatcctgctctgccctgcgacgaaccatcaaacaggcaaattgtcaatacagggctaagattgaatcatactacaccggctccgacgctcgtcttatgtggcagggcttgcaaactattacagactacaaagggaagcacagccacgagctgcccagtgacacgagcctaccagacgagctaaatcacttctatgcaaGTGACaatgaggcatgcatgagagcatcagctgttccggacaactttgtgatcacgctctccgtagccgacgtgagtaagacctttaaacaggtcaacatacacaaggctgggggccagactgattaccaggacgtgtgctccgggcatgtgctgaccaactggcaggtgtcttcactgacatgttcaacatgtctctgattgagtctgtaacacgaacatgtttcaagcagaccaccatagtccctgtgcccaagaacacataggcaacctgcctaaataactacagacccgtagcactcacgtccgtagccatgaagtgctttgaaaggttggtaatggctcacatcaacaccattatcccagagacCCTAGACCCaccctaatttgcataccgctcaaacagatccacagatgatgctatctctattgcactccacactgccctttcccacctggacaaaaggaacacgtatgtgagaatgctgttcattggactacagctcagtgttcaacaccatggtgccctcaaagcttatcactaagctaaggatcctgggactaaacacctccctctgcaactggatcctggtcttcctgacgggccgcccccaggtggtgagggtaggtagcaacacatctgccacgctgaccctcaacactggagctccacaggggtgcgtgccctccagtactccctgttcacccacgactacatggccaggcacgactccaacatcatcattaagtttgctgacgacacaacagtggtaggcctgatcactgacaatgacgagacagcccatagagaggaggtcagagacttggccgggtgatgccagaataacaacctatccctcaatgtaaccaagactaaggagatgattgtggactacaggaaaaggaggaccaagcacacccccattctcatcgacagggctgtagtggagcaggttgagagcttcaagttccttggtgtccacatcaacaacaaactagaatggtccaaacataccaagacagtcgtgaagagggcacgacaaagcctattctccctcaggaaactaaaaagatttggcttgggttcttagatcctcaaaaggttttacagctgaaacattgagagcattctgactggttgcatcactgcctggtacggcaattgctcggcctctgaccgcaaggcactacagagggtagtgcgtatggcccagtacatcactggggttaagctgcctgccatccaggacctctacaccaggtgttgtcagaggaaggccctaaaaattgtcaaagaccccagccaccccagtcattgactgctctctctactaccgcatggcaagcggtaccggagtgccaagtctaggacaaaaaggcttctcaacagtttttacccccaagccataagactcctgaacaggaaTGATcacaaatggctacccggactatttgcattgtgttccccccccaacccctcttttacgctgctgctcctctctgtttatcttatatgcataatcactttatctatacattcatgtacatactacctcatttgggccgaccaaccagtgctcccgcacattggctaaacagactatctgcattgtgtcccgccacccaccaacccctcttttacgctactgctaatctctgttcatcatatgcatagtcactttacccatatctacatgtacatactacctcaatcagcctgactaaccgatgtctgtatgtagcctctatacttttatagcctcgctactgtatatagcctttctttttactgttgttttctttctttacttacctattgttcaccaaacacattttttgcactattggttagaacctgtaagtaagcatttcactgtattttattgtatatactgtattcggcgcacgtgacaattaaactttgatttgatttctatagctccccccaaaaaatgtacaatGATGGTAGAGtcccaagatggaggcacggtgtCTTCAAAACAgtgccccctgtcagtcatctagtgtatatttAAATCATTGTTTGACCCGTGTCTCGACTCAAGGCTTGCAGAAAAAAGTTGTCTGGTATGAGTGTTATGAAAGGTAAGATTAATTAATTAAATGCCATGCGATTTCTGATAAAATTTACAGGCTACACATTATAGCAGTGCACAGAGGGGCCTGTTCCAAAATCAAGGTAATTTGGTCATATACTGGGAATACTAATGTTCATGTGTGGTGCTGTGGAGTAGAAACCATACTGACTATTCTTC
This window encodes:
- the tmem79b gene encoding transmembrane protein 79 isoform X3, translating into MQTIRIPQTSTELLHSVEVREERGMTEQIWKDGCDCANRDALKVGVSVFTAALIFPLLVWGGYVFLPFDAPLLDSAPLRLVYTLRCSVFAVVPIILGWLVLGVSRMRLGNVKPLCEVEAREVGVHRRYVDDSVNLFLLYFLQLAVMAPYLSQDLLKLVPLLTIIFAFGRLMYWVAAALGSSVRGFGFGLSFLPTVAMLGANLYFIFTMDAGGTIFAQDVVHQQDQPPASRQRFWG
- the tmem79b gene encoding uncharacterized protein tmem79b isoform X2 encodes the protein MSEILRSNLELLGDSPSKTSGVTAEPQTPTWGAEGEKVIEELEKGREGVVEEDNMVSSAKLEPTTLQWPGDRDVEKATKNGSALTVKEDTGRGKGDDPEGERRSVHSMCTSLQEGGSRMESERRQGLGVERMRMGEEWMEREVQHPGLCKRGKKVQVEIEVEDGMNSLPEKAAQVFNPSVTILHSSSAPTSPREREPFWDVDAEKNLLLVPQGTPHDGYYHDWPVEGGSSKLWGGYVFLPFDAPLLDSAPLRLVYTLRCSVFAVVPIILGWLVLGVSRMRLGNVKPLCEVEAREVGVHRRYVDDSVNLFLLYFLQLAVMAPYLSQDLLKLVPLLTIIFAFGRLMYWVAAALGSSVRGFGFGLSFLPTVAMLGANLYFIFTMDAGGTIFAQDVVHQQDQPPASRQRFWG
- the tmem79b gene encoding transmembrane protein 79 isoform X4; translated protein: MQTIRIPQTSTDGCDCANRDALKVGVSVFTAALIFPLLVWGGYVFLPFDAPLLDSAPLRLVYTLRCSVFAVVPIILGWLVLGVSRMRLGNVKPLCEVEAREVGVHRRYVDDSVNLFLLYFLQLAVMAPYLSQDLLKLVPLLTIIFAFGRLMYWVAAALGSSVRGFGFGLSFLPTVAMLGANLYFIFTMDAGGTIFAQDVVHQQDQPPASRQRFWG
- the tmem79b gene encoding transmembrane protein 79 isoform X1 — protein: MSEILRSNLELLGDSPSKTSGVTAEPQTPTWGAEGEKVIEELEKGREGVVEEDNMVSSAKLEPTTLQWPGDRDVEKATKNGSALTVKEDTGRGKGDDPEGERRSVHSMCTSLQEGGSRMESERRQGLGVERMRMGEEWMEREVQHPGLCKRGKKVQVEIEVEDGMNSLPEKAAQVFNPSVTILHSSSAPTSPREREPFWDVDAEKNLLLVPQGTPHDGYYHDWPVEGGSSKYGCDCANRDALKVGVSVFTAALIFPLLVWGGYVFLPFDAPLLDSAPLRLVYTLRCSVFAVVPIILGWLVLGVSRMRLGNVKPLCEVEAREVGVHRRYVDDSVNLFLLYFLQLAVMAPYLSQDLLKLVPLLTIIFAFGRLMYWVAAALGSSVRGFGFGLSFLPTVAMLGANLYFIFTMDAGGTIFAQDVVHQQDQPPASRQRFWG